A window of Acinonyx jubatus isolate Ajub_Pintada_27869175 chromosome E4, VMU_Ajub_asm_v1.0, whole genome shotgun sequence contains these coding sequences:
- the LOC128313095 gene encoding proteasome activator complex subunit 3-like produces the protein MASPLKLEQDVRGKVDSFRARIAQEAEDLVSTFFPQKLSELDSRVQELRLQDLSRIRSVPAPEPPAAPDTAGDGPNRDPPPPQTQPSVKVPALPGGEGQLLRSNQHLVELIARVKPEIELLREKCNTVRMWVQLLIPKVEDGNNFGVSIQEDTVDQLWTVESTAASYLRRFSTYYNTRAKLVSKIVKYPQVEDYRRTVAEVDENEYLSVRQILLHVRNQYATLHDVILKNIEKIKTPRSTNTDNLY, from the coding sequence ATGGCTTCCCCGCTGAAGCTGGAGCAGGACGTGCGGGGGAAGGTGGATTCGTTTCGGGCCCGCATCGCGCAGGAGGCCGAGGATCTGGTGTCCACCTTCTTCCCTCAGAAGCTGTCGGAGCTGGATAGTCGGGTCCAGGAGCTGCGCCTGCAAGACCTGTCCAGAATCCGTTCGGTGCCGGCCCCGgagccccccgccgcccccgacACCGCGGGGGACGGGCCCAACCGGGACCCGCCGCCTCCGCAGACCCAGCCCTCGGTCAAAGTGCCGGCACTGCCGGGCGGCGAGGGACAGCTGCTGCGGAGCAACCAGCATCTGGTGGAGCTGATCGCGCGGGTGAAACCCGAGATCGAGCTGCTGAGGGAGAAATGCAACACGGTGCGCATGTGGGTGCAGCTGCTCATCCCGAAGGTGGAGGACGGCAACAACTTCGGAGTGTCCATCCAGGAGGACACCGTGGACCAGCTGTGGACCGTGGAGAGCACGGCAGCCTCCTATCTGCGCCGCTTCTCCACCTACTACAACACCAGGGCCAAGCTGGTGTCCAAGATCGTGAAGTACCCCCAGGTGGAAGATTATCGCCGCACGGTAGCCGAGGTGGACGAAAACGAGTACCTGAGCGTGCGCCAGATCCTGCTGCACGTGCGGAACCAGTACGCCACCCTGCATGATGTGATCCTCAAAAACATCGAGAAGATCAAGACCCCTCGGAGCACCAACACTGACAACCTCTACTGA